Proteins found in one Populus alba chromosome 14, ASM523922v2, whole genome shotgun sequence genomic segment:
- the LOC118041780 gene encoding LOW QUALITY PROTEIN: phloretin 4'-O-glucosyltransferase-like (The sequence of the model RefSeq protein was modified relative to this genomic sequence to represent the inferred CDS: inserted 1 base in 1 codon), with amino-acid sequence MIKQPHFLLVTLPLQGHINPSLQFAKRLTLIGARVTLATSLSAQRRMSKTLFPDGLSFVTFSDGYDDGLKPEDDRVHYMSELKRRGSQTLNELIVDSAKEGKPITCLVYTVFLPWAAEVARAQHLPAAFLWIQPATVFDIYFYYFNGYGDIFSNCKDTSNVIALPGLPQFASRDLPSFLLPSNTSTVALQLFQEQLEQLSQETNPKVLVNSFDALELGAMNATEKFNLIGIGPLIPSAFWMERSIDKSFGGIFSKARDYTEWLNSKPKSSVVYVSFXSILVLSNRQMEEISRGLVQSGLPFLWVIRDEQNKKKEKEEDDQLSACREAILEKQGMVVPWCCQVEVLSHPSIGCFVTHCGWNSTLESLVSGVPVVAFPHWTDQGTNAKLIEDVWKTGVRVVANEEGIVEGDEIKRSLDLVMADGMTGEDFRKNAKKWKDLAMDAVKDGGSSDKNLKAFVDEVGKGCF; translated from the exons ATGATCAAGCAACCTCACTTCCTTCTGGTGACCTTACCTTTACAAGGCCACATAAATCCTTCCCTGCAATTCGCCAAGCGTCTAACGCTTATTGGTGCTCGTGTCACTCTTGCTACCTCTCTCTCTGCTCAACGCCGCATGTCGAAAACTCTGTTCCCTGATGGTTTGTCATTTGTTACCTTTTCGGATGGCTACGACGATGGGCTCAAGCCTGAAGATGACAGGGTGCATTACATGTCTGAGCTCAAACGTCGAGGCTCACAAACTCTCAATGAACTCATCGTAGATAGTGCAAAAGAAGGAAAGCCCATCACCTGTTTGGTTTACACAGTATTTCTACCTTGGGCAGCGGAGGTGGCACGTGCACAGCATCTCCCAGCAGCGTTTCTTTGGATTCAGCCTGCTACTGTCTTCGACATCTATTTCTACTACTTCAATGGTTATGGTGATATTTTCAGTAATTGCAAGGACACTTCTAATGTTATTGCATTACCAGGGCTCCCACAATTTGCTAGCCGTGACCTTCCCTCGTTTTTACTTCCTTCAAATACTAGTACTGTGGCACTCCAGTTGTTTCAAGAGCAACTGGAGCAGCTCAGCCAGGAAACCAACCCAAAAGTGCTTGTCAACTCTTTCGATGCATTGGAGTTGGGGGCTATGAATGCCACTGAAAAGTTCAACTTGATTGGAATCGGGCCATTGATTCCATCTGCTTTCTGGATGGAAAGATCCATTGATAAATCCTTCGGAGGGATCTTTTCCAAGGCTCGAGATTACACTGAATGGTTGAACTCGAAGCCTAAATCATCAGTGGTTTATGTATCTT GAAGCATTTTGGTGTTATCAAACCGCCAAATGGAAGAGATCTCTCGGGGGCTGGTACAGAGCGGTCTTCCATTCCTGTGGGTTATAAGGGATGAACAGaataagaagaaagagaaagaagaagatgatcaaTTGAGTGCCTGTAGAGAGGCAATATTGGAGAAACAAGGGATGGTGGTACCTTGGTGTTGTCAAGTGGAGGTCTTGTCTCATCCTTCGATTGGATGTTTTGTGACACATTGTGGGTGGAACTCAACTTTGGAGAGCTTAGTTTCGGGGGTTCCAGTTGTGGCATTTCCACACTGGACGGATCAAGGAACAAATGCCAAGCTGATTGAAGACGTGTGGAAGACAGGAGTGAGGGTGGTAGCTAATGAAGAAGGGATAGTTGAGGGTGATGAGATTAAGAGGAGCTTGGATTTGGTCATGGCAGATGGAATGACGGGAGAAGACTTCAGAAAGAACGCCAAGAAATGGAAAGATTTAGCCATGGATGCTGTCAAGGACGGTGGTTCCTCGGATAAGAATCTAAAGGCTTTTGTGGATGAGGTTGGCAAGGGCTGCTTCTAG
- the LOC118041781 gene encoding uncharacterized protein: MGSTQSAQAAQDDGEESEEEEEEDKDDDEEEEEEELEQPNAREITDSNNNLGKKVLQQEPEMLPCYASASPLSPQLSSLGTPRLGPSIKVWDPYNVLAPPPPPLPPLPIFSSDEIGILEVFLISHGECELNLRPDLVGGRCHVSALTPNGQRQARALAVFFNSQGVIFHSVYSSPLNRARSMAVSVCQEMNFAEEQIQSSDALMDLSMGLWEGCSLSDIYTPEVQSLLENLQPDFCAPSGESIRQVEFRMVQFLNRTVLGLPEKLGSDFLLHHQNESHGFSHDRDGPSLPPPSNWDMQHMLHRHRQGLARKKSGKSRLQFVTTTCNHEGEDEISLREASHQHTIHDLNIRNSSSQ, encoded by the exons ATGGGCTCCACCCAGTCCGCCCAAGCAGCTCAAGACGACGGAGAAGAaagcgaagaagaagaagaagaagataaagacgacgacgaagaagaagaagaagaggagctGGAACAGCCTAACGCGAGAGAAATTACTGACAGCAACAATAATTTAGGCAAGAAGGTTCTACAACAGGAGCCAGAGATGCTGCCCTGTTACGCATCAGCATCGCCTCTCTCTCCTCAGCTCTCATCTCTAGGTACCCCTAGGCTCGGCCCTTCTATCAAGGTGTGGGACCCTTACAATGTCCTCGCACCGCCCCCTCCCCCGCTCCCGCCATTGCCTATTTTCTCCTCCGATGAAATTGGCATTTTGGAGGTGTTTTTGATCAGTCATGGAGAATGCGAGCTCAATTTGAGGCCTGATTTAGTCGGTGGGAGGTGCCACGTGTCTGCTCTGACTCCCAATGGGCAGCGACAAGCTAGGGCTCTTGCTGTCTTCTTCAACTCTCAAGGGGTCATCTTCCATTCCGTTTACTCGTCGCCCTTGAATCGTGCTAGATCAATGGCTGTCTCCGTTTGTCAG GAAATGAATTTTGCCGAGGAACAAATACAATCATCGGACGCACTCATGGATTTGAGCATGGGGCTTTGGGAAGGTTGCTCTCTTTCAGATATATATACACCTGAAGTTCAGAGCCTGCTTGAAAATCTTCAGCCCGACTTTTGTGCACCATCTGGAGAATCAATTAGGCAAGTGGAATTTAGGATGGTTCAGTTCCTAAATAGGACAGTCCTGGGACTGCCTGAAAAGTTGGGATCAGATTTCTTGTTGCACCATCAAAATGAGAGCCATGGGTTTTCTCATGACAGAGATGGGCCTTCTCTACCACCACCTTCAAATTGGGATATGCAGCATATGCTTCATAGGCACCGACAGGGCCTCGCAAGGAAAAAGTCTGGTAAGAGCAGGCTACAATTTGTGACTACTACTTGCAATCACGAGGGTGAGGATGAGATCTCACTTAGGGAAGCCAGCCACCAACACACGATCCATGATTTGAATATCAGGAACTCATCCTCCCAGTAA